GCACTCGTGGTTGCCTGGATTAGGAGCGCCCCCACCGACAGGAGGAACAGGGGCAGTGCGAGAAGCAAGGGCTTCCAGAGCAGCCCCAGAAGCGAGAGGCCGAGAAGCAAAAAGACGCCCTCGTACCACTCCGGCATCAAGGGCAGCGACAGAAGCGTCGTCGGCGTTTGCTCGTAGAGCGATTGGAACGGAGCGTTGCCCCAGACACCCTGATAGATCACGGGAGACAGAATCGGGAGGGGCCTTGTCAGGCCGGCGCCGTACATTCGACCTTCCCATCCCCGGTGCCCGAGCGTGTTGTGTCTTTCGGGCCACTTTCGTTCGAGAAGGCCTTCGGCCCTTCCGTATCCGCGCTGTTGCTTGAGGTACGCGCGCACCGAACCGCGACGGTGATGCCACACCATGGCGGAGGGAGAGAACCCGAGAGTCCACCCGCGGTCTCGCAACCGCCAGCACACGTCGACGTCGTCTCCGGCTACGCGGAAGTACGGATCGAATCCCCCGATGGCCGCGAGAGCCTCTCTGCGAAAAGCCATGTTACACCCGGGAAGATGCTCGGCCTCCTCGTCGGTGAGCAAGACGTGAGTCGGATTCCCCGGCGAGTTCGCGACGCACTGGGCGACGGGCCCGTCATCGAGAGGAGTGATGTTGGGGCCTCCTACACCCACGTGGCTCGTGGTCGAGAAAGTCTCGGCGAGGTAGGTGAGCCAGTGCGGATCCGGGTAGGCATCGTCGTCGATGTAAGCCACGATCTCGCCGGTGGCCAGCTCCAAACCTGTGTTCCGAGCTTTGCTCAGACCGCGATTCTCGGTGCTGATGACGAAAAAGCCGTACTCGCGGGCGATGGCCGCCGTCGCGTCCGTCGACCCGTCATCGATGACGATGACCTCGAAGTTCGGGTAATCGAGCTTTCGCAGGCCTTCGCAGCACTCTCGAATGGTTCGCCCGCCGTTGTAGCTGCACACGACCACCGAGATGCGTGGCGTCGCTCGTTCCGCCACGCAGGGTACCGAGTCGAATGCGTGGCGCACCGTCGCCAGAGCGGGCTTGGGTCTTCGTTGCCGGTCGGTGAGACCGAACTCCCAGTCGTCGACGTCCGCACCGGCCCGGAACCATTCGTCGGTCCAGGAAAAGATGAAGACCCCGGCGCAGCCCGCTTCGAAGGACGCGCGAACTTGCCAATCGAGAACGCTCGCCTGGGTCGTCTCCCCGTTTCTCCGACTGTCCAGCCCGACCTCGCTCATGATGAGCGGCCGATCGCCCGCAATGTTCTGGAGCCGCGCGAGGTAGGCTCTCAGGTCGGGCCGGGACTCGAGATAGACGTTGAAACAGACCAGGTCGAGAAACGGCAGCTGGAGGTATTCCGTGGTCGGATAGTTGACGTAAGTGACGAGTCCCTCGGGATCCTGCTCTTTAACCACCTCGTACACTCGTTCCAGGTAGGTCTCGACGCGACGACGGCCCAGCCAGCGGACCACTGGCGCCTGGATCTCGTTTCCGATTGCGTAGCAGAGTAGCGCCGGGTGTCCGGCGGAGGCTTGCACTTTGGCACGCACGACCGCCTCGATATCGGGGTTGCCGTTCTTGTTCCCGTCGATCAGGTAGCCGACGTACTGCTCTGCCGACAGGCCCACCATGACGCGGAGGCCGCACCGGAGAGCGACGTCGAGGAGCGACGCCGGTGGCATCGTGTGCGGGATACGCACGGCGTTGACCCCGTACGAGGCCATCTGTACGAAGTCCCGCTCGATGGCTTCGAGATCTCGATACTCGTTTCCTTCCGCGTCGGGACGAAACGCTCCGTAGGTGACTCCCCTCACGTACGTCTTCTCGTCCCCGGTGAAGAGAAACTTGCCTTTGACGCTCGGTCGGCTTGCCGACGCAGTAGAGACAGACTGCGAGTAAACTTCAGCGACACTCATAGTTGTTAGATCACGGGTGCTAGTGTCGTCGCCCGAAAGGGGACTCTGTTACGGTATCGATGATTACCGTTAGCGAATGGCGAGCACCATCGCTACTTGTGGTCGGGAAGTCCCCTGGGCGTTACGACGGAAGCCCCCCCTCCCCTCTAGCAGCGAACAGATATAACACACAGAAATGATGCCGGCAACGGAAAAACCGGCGGACATGGTTTGCAGCCGCTTTCTAACTGATCGAAAAATCCGTGGCAGTTGTCATTTTTTCCTCTCGGAAATCACCTCACACTGTGCTAATTTCTGTTCGCCCGCCGCCCGTCGATGCACCGTGTCGAAGCTACAAGGAGGCTGTCGGTGAGAGCGAGATTCATCTTCCTCGTGTTACCTCTGATCCTGATGCTCCTTCCGGAGCACGGATTCCCCCAGCAGCAGGAGCCCTATTATCTGCGTGACCGTGGAACGGGAATCCCGACCTCGATCTTCGGAACCTACGTTCGCAAAGGCGAGTTGTTGATCTACCCGTTCTACGAGTACTACCGCGACGGCAACTTCGAGTACGAGCCGTTCGAGTTCGGCTACGAGTCCCGTCAGGAGTTCCGAGGACGGTACCGTGCCCACGAGGGGTTGATCTTCATCGGGTACGGCGTTTCCGACCGACTCGCCCTCGAGTTCGAGGCGGGAGTCATCAGCGCGGACTTCACGAAGTCGGCCCAGGATCTGACACCCCTACCGATGCACATCGAGGAGTCCGGACTGAGCGACGTCGAAGGCCAGGTTCGGTGGCGCTGGAACTTCGAGAACGAATCGAAACCCGAGTTCTTCAACTACTTCGAGTACGTGTTGCCCACGGGCGAGAAGAACAGCCTCATCGGCACGAGCGACTGGGAGCTCAAGCTCGGCATCGGGCTGATCAAGGGTTTCCGATGGGGCACGCTTACCTTCCGGTTCGCCGCGGAATACTCCGAGGCGGAGAAGAGGGTCGAGCCGGGTGAATACGCCGTCGAATACCTACGGAGGATTTCCGACCGCTTTCGTTTCTTCGCCATGGTCGAGGGCTCGCAGGACGAGGTGTCGGTGGTGCCCGAGATCCAGTGGCATTTCTCCGACAAGATCTTCCTGAAAGCCAACTCGGGCTTCGCGGTGAGCTCGAAGGCGACGGACTTCTCTCCCGAGGTCGGAGTCGTGTTCGCGTTCTACTGACGCGAGTCTTCTGCCCCGGATTACGGCTGCGCCGCCGGGTCCGAGTCGGCCTTCTTCAGTGTCATGCTCGTACTCGGATCGAATGCGATGGGACGCAGCCGCCAGCGTGTGGCAAACGCGGCCATCCGCATCGTGTCGTCATCGAGAAACTCCACGATCGTGTGCACCGAGTGGGTGAGCTGCGGAATATTTCTCACCGTCAGCGGAATGGGAGTCTTCGAGAAATCGATTTCCATGTTTCCGTTGATGAGCTGGGTGGAGCCGGACTCGGCGTCCTCGAATAGGAACTCGCATCGGCCGTCGTGAAAGAATCGAAAAACGAGCAGCACATTGCCCGATTTCCCCGTCCATACGCCGAACAAGTTCTCCGGACGAGGTGAGTGAACGCATGAGGAAACTGATGCTGCGCAGAGAACGAGAGCCAGAGCCCTGAGCTCGAGTTTCATACCTCATGTCTAAACTAGGTGACGCTTCGAAGCGTGTCAACGGCAGAAGCGGAGGAGCACCGCCGAAAGCGATTGTGCCGGTCGGCGAGCTTCGCTAGAATCTTTGAACAGAGCATCCCTTCC
Above is a window of Vicinamibacteria bacterium DNA encoding:
- a CDS encoding glycosyltransferase yields the protein MSVAEVYSQSVSTASASRPSVKGKFLFTGDEKTYVRGVTYGAFRPDAEGNEYRDLEAIERDFVQMASYGVNAVRIPHTMPPASLLDVALRCGLRVMVGLSAEQYVGYLIDGNKNGNPDIEAVVRAKVQASAGHPALLCYAIGNEIQAPVVRWLGRRRVETYLERVYEVVKEQDPEGLVTYVNYPTTEYLQLPFLDLVCFNVYLESRPDLRAYLARLQNIAGDRPLIMSEVGLDSRRNGETTQASVLDWQVRASFEAGCAGVFIFSWTDEWFRAGADVDDWEFGLTDRQRRPKPALATVRHAFDSVPCVAERATPRISVVVCSYNGGRTIRECCEGLRKLDYPNFEVIVIDDGSTDATAAIAREYGFFVISTENRGLSKARNTGLELATGEIVAYIDDDAYPDPHWLTYLAETFSTTSHVGVGGPNITPLDDGPVAQCVANSPGNPTHVLLTDEEAEHLPGCNMAFRREALAAIGGFDPYFRVAGDDVDVCWRLRDRGWTLGFSPSAMVWHHRRGSVRAYLKQQRGYGRAEGLLERKWPERHNTLGHRGWEGRMYGAGLTRPLPILSPVIYQGVWGNAPFQSLYEQTPTTLLSLPLMPEWYEGVFLLLGLSLLGLLWKPLLLALPLFLLSVGALLIQATTSA